A single region of the Microbulbifer sp. MKSA007 genome encodes:
- a CDS encoding PACE efflux transporter translates to MTKSLKNRLFHAVSYEFFLLLTGGLLVVPVFDLEVHQSLVLAAGLSLFALVWNMVFNHAFDWYLLNIRKNPEKTFIVRAMHALLFEGGMLVLTLPVIAWGFNLTILEAFMLEIVMVIYIVIYTYVFNYWFDKLHSSFQVTEHKR, encoded by the coding sequence ATGACTAAATCATTGAAGAATCGTTTATTCCATGCGGTTTCCTACGAGTTTTTTCTGCTGCTGACAGGTGGCTTACTGGTGGTGCCAGTGTTTGATCTGGAGGTACACCAATCGCTAGTACTTGCGGCTGGACTATCACTGTTTGCGCTGGTCTGGAATATGGTTTTCAATCACGCTTTTGACTGGTACTTATTGAATATACGTAAAAACCCGGAGAAGACATTTATCGTTAGAGCCATGCATGCGTTATTGTTTGAAGGGGGTATGTTGGTACTGACGTTGCCAGTAATCGCCTGGGGCTTTAATCTGACTATCCTAGAAGCATTTATGCTTGAGATAGTCATGGTGATATATATCGTGATATATACCTATGTATTCAACTATTGGTTCGATAAGCTGCATAGTTCGTTTCAAGTTACTGAACACAAACGTTAA
- the csrA gene encoding carbon storage regulator CsrA yields the protein MLILKRRTGENLRIGTNVSITVLEVKGNQVKIGIRAPKSLPVHREEIYVRIKEEHKVGN from the coding sequence ATGTTGATCCTAAAGCGCCGAACAGGCGAGAACCTCAGAATTGGAACGAATGTCTCGATTACAGTGTTAGAAGTGAAGGGAAATCAAGTAAAGATAGGCATCCGCGCCCCCAAATCCCTCCCCGTCCATCGGGAAGAGATCTATGTGCGCATTAAAGAAGAACACAAAGTAGGCAATTGA
- a CDS encoding N-acetyltransferase yields the protein MIRLYNRNDLPTILDIWLQASIQAHDFMPSDFWEAQLSDMRDVYIPTSETYVYEMESKAVGFYSLSGDMLAAIFVSPSLQGRGIGKQLLNHAKSKRDRLILSVYKENVSSYQFYLSQEFKVVKEQRDEHTGHPEYLMSTKI from the coding sequence ATGATTAGGTTATATAACCGTAACGATCTGCCAACTATATTGGATATTTGGTTGCAAGCTTCTATTCAAGCTCATGATTTCATGCCTTCAGATTTCTGGGAGGCACAGTTAAGTGATATGAGAGATGTTTACATTCCTACATCAGAGACATATGTTTATGAGATGGAAAGTAAAGCAGTAGGCTTTTACTCACTTAGTGGCGATATGCTTGCAGCTATATTTGTTTCTCCCTCTCTACAGGGAAGAGGAATAGGCAAACAGCTCCTTAACCATGCAAAATCGAAAAGAGATAGGCTGATACTTTCTGTTTACAAGGAGAACGTTTCTAGCTATCAGTTTTACTTATCTCAAGAATTTAAAGTAGTAAAAGAACAAAGAGATGAGCATACTGGTCACCCAGAATACTTAATGAGTACTAAAATATAA
- a CDS encoding NAD(P)H-binding protein — translation MQKTITIIGATGHLGRQVARKLDHKGVKVTAIVRDVISARTILPESIQLVGADVSDKESLVSALVGTKTLYITLNTTSLDPTLPFHGEREGVINIVEAAKVNGVQHIMQIAGIDYLHPEFADKGLEYKTNVIRKPGIEAIKSSGIDFTFFLCSFFLDSFPTFIENGQFSIIGDHVHPIYYTNTTDLAEMIGNAIGNEMAYNQSFSVQGTEGKSLPEAARTFVEAYSPGTEIAVHPIAAIAEMGLPEEQAVFMEHMLTYVEQLKEQPVSQKTWQVLGKPKTTITDFARDLSSNS, via the coding sequence ATGCAGAAAACTATTACGATTATTGGCGCCACAGGCCATTTAGGTCGTCAGGTAGCACGAAAACTGGATCATAAAGGTGTAAAGGTAACTGCGATCGTGAGGGACGTAATTAGTGCTCGCACTATCCTCCCAGAGAGTATCCAGCTTGTCGGAGCAGATGTCTCGGATAAAGAGAGCCTGGTGTCTGCACTAGTTGGTACCAAAACACTTTATATCACCCTGAATACCACGTCACTCGACCCGACTTTACCCTTTCATGGTGAGCGTGAAGGTGTGATTAATATCGTGGAGGCTGCAAAGGTCAATGGTGTGCAACACATCATGCAAATTGCTGGTATTGATTATCTCCACCCAGAGTTTGCGGACAAGGGACTTGAGTACAAAACCAATGTAATCCGTAAGCCAGGGATAGAGGCCATTAAAAGTTCGGGCATTGATTTCACATTCTTCTTATGTTCATTCTTCCTGGATTCTTTCCCCACATTCATCGAGAACGGCCAATTTTCTATCATCGGCGATCATGTCCACCCTATCTACTACACCAATACAACAGATCTGGCAGAGATGATCGGTAATGCTATCGGGAATGAGATGGCCTACAACCAGAGTTTTTCAGTTCAGGGTACTGAGGGGAAGTCTTTACCAGAGGCGGCCAGAACGTTTGTAGAGGCATATTCTCCGGGAACAGAAATTGCCGTTCACCCTATCGCGGCCATTGCAGAAATGGGACTGCCCGAGGAGCAGGCAGTATTTATGGAACATATGCTGACTTACGTAGAACAGCTAAAGGAGCAACCGGTAAGTCAAAAAACCTGGCAGGTGCTAGGTAAGCCGAAAACGACCATCACAGATTTTGCCCGAGACCTGTCGAGCAATTCATAA
- a CDS encoding dihydrofolate reductase family protein has product MRNLAILVFQTLDGVMQAPSVPEEDFSGGFSHGGWAKDYWDEVMEQVGREAMAEPYDLLLGRNTYNLFASSFSNAKPENPTADKLNQAKKYVVTSGNDDLTWNNSFKLKGSDAVVEITKIKRMKGPLLQVHGSWQLVQSLQKHNLVDELRLWTFPVVVGEGKRLFESGEISSKCKLTNFAKCPSGAFMHFYKLLGGRAV; this is encoded by the coding sequence ATGAGAAACTTAGCCATATTAGTATTTCAAACACTTGACGGAGTAATGCAAGCACCGAGTGTGCCTGAGGAAGATTTTTCAGGTGGCTTTAGTCATGGAGGCTGGGCCAAGGATTATTGGGATGAAGTTATGGAACAAGTCGGAAGGGAAGCAATGGCGGAACCTTATGATTTGCTATTAGGGCGCAATACATATAATTTATTTGCCTCAAGTTTTTCAAATGCCAAACCTGAAAATCCAACTGCAGACAAGCTTAATCAGGCAAAAAAGTATGTTGTAACATCAGGTAATGATGATCTCACATGGAATAATTCATTCAAGCTAAAGGGTTCGGATGCAGTCGTCGAGATAACCAAAATTAAGAGAATGAAAGGGCCTTTACTACAAGTTCATGGAAGTTGGCAGTTGGTGCAGTCACTTCAAAAGCATAACTTGGTAGATGAGCTTAGGCTTTGGACGTTTCCAGTAGTTGTTGGAGAAGGGAAGCGACTGTTCGAAAGCGGTGAAATTTCATCAAAATGCAAACTCACCAATTTTGCGAAGTGTCCCTCAGGGGCTTTTATGCATTTTTACAAATTACTAGGTGGCAGGGCTGTATAA
- a CDS encoding carbon storage regulator, which translates to MLILKRRTGENLRIGTNVSITVLEVKGNQVKIGIHALR; encoded by the coding sequence ATGCTGATCCTAAAGCGCCGAACAGGCGAGAACCTAAGAATTGGAACAAATGTCTCGATTACAGTACTGGAGGTGAAGGGAAATCAAGTAAAGATAGGCATCCACGCCCTCAGGTGA
- a CDS encoding DUF4386 domain-containing protein gives MGAAYLIYIVLGMLNSLLVKNGIYDFAAFAETEVRFRFAQIIDIIMFIAVIWASWAQYLVTKTINKNVAFLALLFRFGEGLLGFVATIITLTVIVVLRNQEYSNTFQEEQLHALASIFVNMSGSMWDVLLIIMGIGATIFMYLFYVSNYVPKWLVLWGAFTYMSMVVYGFSNILLLEPPQILKHFMLPGAFFEMTFGLWLLIKGINIKPSSIDAPGLYKSNA, from the coding sequence TTGGGTGCCGCATACTTAATTTATATCGTTTTAGGGATGCTCAATTCATTACTTGTCAAGAATGGAATATATGATTTTGCGGCTTTTGCTGAGACAGAGGTGAGGTTCAGGTTCGCTCAGATTATAGATATAATTATGTTTATCGCTGTTATTTGGGCATCTTGGGCGCAGTACTTGGTTACAAAAACAATCAACAAAAATGTTGCTTTTTTGGCATTGCTTTTCAGGTTTGGAGAAGGGCTTCTTGGCTTTGTAGCAACAATTATTACATTGACGGTTATAGTAGTTTTAAGAAACCAGGAATATTCGAATACATTTCAAGAAGAGCAGCTACATGCGTTAGCGAGTATATTTGTGAATATGAGTGGTTCGATGTGGGATGTTCTTTTAATCATAATGGGCATAGGCGCGACTATTTTCATGTACTTATTTTACGTTTCAAATTACGTGCCTAAGTGGTTGGTTCTTTGGGGGGCTTTCACGTATATGTCGATGGTGGTTTATGGGTTTTCAAATATTTTGTTACTCGAGCCGCCCCAAATACTGAAACACTTCATGCTTCCAGGCGCGTTTTTTGAAATGACATTTGGGCTATGGTTATTAATCAAAGGAATTAACATCAAACCTAGTTCAATCGATGCTCCAGGTTTATACAAAAGTAATGCCTGA
- a CDS encoding LysR family transcriptional regulator, whose product MAVSIEQLEAFVATEQAGSFSAAARKCGKAQSVISSLVSNLEVDLGVNLFDRSQRYPRLTDAGESLLERARNLIEQRERLMAIAQGLSLDVEARLTLAIAQHVRIKNLGGLFQEFQTKYPHVQITLRAGSVQDVQTWVERDVAQLGIITQLDEVPTGCDFRALGHLKLTGVACAEHPIAQLTEVTWEDLKQYRQILLQEFEISSQTRWLVSPDVWSVSRVDDALDLVDANLGWAVLPLHVVAKGIAAKKLIQLPLVFEQEKELSHGVDIIWSSKRLLGPAATDLMKRLSTEDAILNKDQAL is encoded by the coding sequence GTGGCAGTTTCTATTGAGCAACTGGAAGCATTTGTAGCAACCGAGCAGGCTGGCTCGTTCTCAGCGGCTGCACGTAAATGTGGAAAGGCACAGTCGGTAATCAGCTCACTGGTATCGAATCTGGAGGTTGACTTGGGAGTCAATCTATTTGATCGTAGTCAACGATACCCGCGATTGACGGACGCAGGTGAGTCACTGCTGGAACGCGCACGGAATCTTATCGAGCAACGCGAGCGTTTGATGGCGATCGCACAGGGGTTGTCTCTGGATGTCGAGGCCCGGTTGACGTTAGCTATTGCCCAGCATGTGCGGATTAAAAACCTGGGTGGACTCTTTCAAGAGTTTCAGACCAAATATCCACATGTTCAAATTACGCTCAGAGCGGGAAGTGTTCAGGATGTACAGACCTGGGTCGAACGGGATGTGGCCCAACTCGGGATTATCACACAGCTGGATGAAGTGCCCACTGGGTGTGATTTCAGAGCCCTGGGCCATCTGAAGCTCACTGGCGTCGCCTGTGCTGAGCACCCGATAGCACAACTTACTGAAGTAACCTGGGAAGACCTGAAACAATACCGACAAATCTTATTGCAGGAGTTTGAGATATCCAGCCAAACTCGCTGGCTGGTGTCTCCCGACGTGTGGAGTGTGTCACGTGTCGATGATGCACTTGACCTTGTCGACGCCAATTTGGGCTGGGCAGTATTGCCACTACACGTGGTTGCGAAGGGGATAGCGGCGAAAAAACTGATACAGCTCCCTCTGGTATTTGAGCAGGAGAAAGAGCTGTCACACGGTGTAGATATTATCTGGTCCAGTAAGCGTCTACTGGGTCCCGCTGCCACTGACTTGATGAAGCGGCTGAGCACAGAGGACGCAATACTGAATAAGGATCAGGCGTTATGA